Sequence from the Candidatus Hydrogenedentota bacterium genome:
CCCGGTTGCAGGTGCTCAGAATGACGGCTGCTCCGCCTTCGAGGCGATCCTGTAATTCCAGCAACGCCGGCGGGATGGTCTCGGGCGCAAAATGCAGGCGTTCCCGCAACTCTAACGGGCTCGTGTGATGGCTGAGACCAACCGCTACGACGCCCATGACGCCGACCCCCAGAAATGGTAATACGACACTCCCAACAGCGCGCGCACCAGGTAGATGCCCAGCATGACGGAGAAACCTATCAATACCGCGAACGCCAGTTTCCGCCCCCGCAACAGGCCAATCTGCCGGGCATGAAACACGAACGCGTAAAAGGCCACCATCGCAACAGCCTGCAGGATTTTCGGAGCAAGGTACCACTGCGGCCCTAACAGGCCGGCGTCCACCCGCGCCCAGATGCCGCCCACAATCAGTGTCACCGAAAACACGATGTACCCGTGACGTATCAACAAATACAGGCTCTTGTCGAGGCGTTCCAATGAGGGAAGGGCATGGAACAGCCCGCGGGTATGATGATTCTTCAGATGACGGGCCTGAAACATATACGCCACGCTGGTCACGCTCGCTCCCAGAAAAAACGCGTACGCCAGAAACGCCAGACTCACATGGCCCGCCAGAAACATGCCCCGAAGCGCTCTCGGCGCCTCCGAGAAGGTACGCAGCGCAGCAAGAACACAAAGCAATGCCAGCACCAGGATCGGCGGCAAATAGAACGAGGACAGCGCCCGGGTTTCGCCCCGTGCTGATACGTACATGACAACCGTCGCCAAAACAACAAAGACGACAAGCGCGTCAGCCACGGTCGTCATGGGAAGATTGCCCCATGCGGCCCAGCGCAACACGAAAACCGCGAGGAACAAACACATTCCCATCAGCGCCAGCCGGCGGGCAACGTTCAGAAACGCCGCCTCCTCCCGCGAAAGAAACAGCACGGCGCCAACCGTCGCCGACAAGTAAGCCAGCGCGCCCGCTATCAGCACAACCAGCGTCACGATCGTCATCAAGGCGCCTCCGCCGTCTTCTTCGCCATCTCTCCCTCGACCCCGTCGCTCCGCCCTCTCGAAAGGCGGTACTGTTCACGAATGCCCACGCCAAACGTCTCCGCCGGCATTCGCCACCGAAGCCGGCCGCAGTCCATTTCCGCACCGGAACCTTCCGTACCTCTTCAGGAAAGAATAGCGAACCGATTTCGGGGACACAATACTCAATTGGGATGTCACGCACATCACCTACCATCAATGTGTCGCGGATTGGCAGTCAGAATTGAGTATTGTGTCCCCGAAATTATTACGACCTCGGATGAAAATCCTTGTGGGCACGGCTCAACCGGTCCACGCTGACGTGGGTGTAGATCTGCGTGGTCGATACGTCGGCATGGCCCAGCATTTCTTGAACCGCGCGCAGATCGGCCCCATGATCCAGCAGGTGGGTGGCAAACGAATGCCGCAGCATGTGAGGCGTCACGTTCTGGCGGATGTTGGCGGCTTGCGCCGCCCGTTTCACTACCAGCCAGACCCGCGAACGGTTCATCCGGCGTCCGCGGGTACCCAGAAACAGCGTGTCGTCGAGTACCTTGTCCCCTGAACGAACCGGCAGATACGCGCGTATCCGCTCGATGGCCCGGCTGCCCAGAGGCACAATCCGCACCTTCGAGCCCTTGCCCCGTACCCTCACCATGGATTCCTCGAGCGACACGTCACGCAGCGGCAGATTGGCCAATTCCGAAATCCGCAGACCGCAGGCGTAAAACAACTCGAGGATCGCCGCGTCTCGGACGCCGTGCTTGCGCGACAGATCCGGCGCGGTCAGCAGACGTTCCACCTCGAGCGCCGACAACACGTGGGGCAACGCGCGAATCAGCCGGGGCGAATCCATGCCTTCGGTAGGATCGCGCTCCGCCAGATGTTCTTCCCGCAGAAACCGGTGAAACCGGCGAATCGCGCTCAAATGCCGCGCGGCCGACCGCGTGCTCAGCCCCGCCTTCCGCAACGCGATCAGATGGCCCAGCACATGGTCCCGCGTGACATGGTCCGGGTCCGTGACACCGCATTGTTCGAGCTGGCCGGTATACGACCCCAGATCGCTCGCGTACGCCTCGAGCGATTTGTCGGCCAGACCCGACTCAAAAACAGACGCCTCCAGGAACTGGTCCAGAAGGCGTCTGAGTTGTCCTGATGCTGTCATGTTCTTCCCGTCCCTGCTCATGGTGGCCCATGGCGGTTCGGGAAAGCAAGAACCGCTACTTCTTGCCAATGTCGTCGACGCACTCGACAACGCGTGAGATGACCCCGTACTCGATGGCCTCTTCCGCGCTCATCCAGAAGTTACGGTCGCTGTCTTCGTAAACTTTTTCGTAGGGCTGACCGGTTTCGCGCGCGATCATCTCGTTCAAGCGCTTACGAATCTTCATGATCTCCTGCGCTTCGATCCGGATATCCTTCAGATGGCCCGCGGCCCCTCCGCTCGGCTGATGGAGCAGAAACCGCGTATGCGGCAGAGCCAGCCGGTTCTCTTTCGGCGCGCCGAACAGAATCGGCACCGCAATGCTCGCAACCCATCCCGCGCCAATCGCGACGATCTCGGGCTTGATGAACCGCATCACGTCGTGGATCGCCAACCCCGCATCCACATGCCCGCCCGGAGACGTGATGAACATGCGAATGGGTTCTTGAGAATCCCCATCCAATATAAGAAGCTCCGTGATGACGCGTTCGGCAAGCTCCTCATCGACCGTTCCAGAGATCAATATGGTGCGGGTCTTGAGCAGCTTCGCCGTCAATGGCTCGAACGGATGTTTCGGGACTTCTTCGTCTTCTGGTACTTCATTGAACGTCATGGATATCGCCTCATCTTTGTTCGTTGCGAGAAGACATATTCTGCCATCTGCCGGCAAAACAGGTCAAATGCGCGGATTGCCCAAAAGGGCCGGGCTTATACGGCGTATAGGTCGCACAGGTCCGACAGCGGCTGTTGCCCTCCGCGCGGCAACCCCGGGGTTTGCCCAGTGATTTTCCAGTGAGGGTGCATTTCCCTTTCCCGCTCGTCTATACTCCGGCCAGGGCAAGCAGCGGCCCGGCTCCGGGCCGCATCGACCACACGATCGCAAGGAGTTCTCTCATGGCCGCGAATTCCGCCGTTTCTCTTCGCCGAAACATCACAATGGCCGCGCTGGCCGTTTTGCTGCTGCTGGCCGGCTACTACGCAAGCGCCGCGGAGCCAATAGATATCGGCTCCCGCCTCGAACCCCTCTGGGACCAGTTCCTCATCGAGTCCATGGACGGCGTTCAGCAAGTCCTCCACGAACCCGTCCCGCGCGACGTGGCGATCACCGTCGATGCCCCTTGGGAGGGCAATACTTCGTGCTATTTCACCATCTTTGAAGACGACGGCCTCTTCCGCATGTACTACCGCGGCTCGAACTTCGACCTCAAGACCAATACCGGCGGCGGCCAGCGCGTCTGCTACGCGCTCAGCGTCGACGGCATCCACTGGGCCAAGCCCGAACTCGGCCTCTTCGAATACGAGGGCTCGACCGCGAACAACATCATCTGGCAGGGGGAGGGCGTCCACAACTTTTCGCCGTTCAAGGACTCCAACCCCGCCTGCCCGCCCGGCGAACGCTACAAAGCCGTGGCCAGCGGGCCGGACGATGCCAAGCTCATCGCGTTCAAATCCCCCGACGCCGTCCATTGGGAACTCATTCAGGAAGCGCCTGTCATCACCATCGGCGCCTTCGACTCGCACAACCTCGCATTCTGGGACGCGTACCGCCAGCAGTACGTCGAGTTCCACCGCGGTTTTGCGGAAGGCGTCCGGGCAATCATGACCTCAACCACCAAGGATTTCCTCAACTGGCCCGAACCCCAGTGGCTCCAATACACCGAGGGCACGCCCAACGAGCACCTGTACACCAACGGCATCACCGCTTACCACCGCGCTCCTCACATTTTCATCGGCTTCCCGAAACGCTTCTCTCCCGACCGCGACCTCAAGGTTCACCCTTATCCGGGCGTGTCGGACGGCGTGTTCATGACCAGCCGTGACGGGCTCCTGTTTCATCGCTGGCGCGAGGCGTTTCTGCGCCCCGGGCCTGACCCGACCCGTTGGGTCAACCGCAACAACATGATCGCCTGGGGCGTCATGCAGACCGATTCGGGCGACCCCAACCTGCCCGGCGAGCTTTCGGTCTATGCCACCGAGGGCTACTACGTCGGCCCGTGCGAATTGCGCCGCCACACCGTCCGTCTCGACGGGTTCGTCTCCATCAAAGCCCCGGCAACGGGCGGTGCATTCACCACGAAGGTCCTGACATTCACCGACGGCGAGGACCCACCCCTCCCTCAAGACCGTGTATCATCGATGCCATTGACCTTCACCCAGGAGAACCCCATCCGCGGCGGCCGGTCCCTCGCGTTCGCTTCGCCGCAGATCCTCAAGCTGCCCAACACCCAGAATCTCGGCCCCCAGGCAACGTTCGCCGCCAGCGTGCGCAACGTCCCCGCCGGGCACCGGCGCATCTTCTCCGCTTACGACGGAGGCGCCACGGAGACCATGCAGAACGAACTCATCCTCGACTGCAATCCCGGGGGCACAATCGGCCCCGAACAGACCGGCTTCCGCTTCTTCTACCACACGAAGGAGGTGGTTGCGCCGCTTGAAGCCCTGCCCCAATGGGCTGATGACAGCAATCCGCACCATCTTGCCGCGACCTACGATGACGGCGTCATCCGCCTCTATTTCGACGGAAAAGAGGTCGCGAGTGGGGGAGAGGCAGGGCTTGGACCCATCGAACTGTGTCATGGCGACCTTCAGTTCGGAGAGGACTATCCCCCCACTTCGCTCACCAACGAACCGTTCCTCGGTGTCGCCGACGACATCCTCGTGGTCCGGCGGGCCCTTTCGCCCGAGGAGATTAAGCGGCTGGCCACGGAAGGCGCTACGGCCGTTTTCGGACAGACCGCCAGCGAAAACGGCGTGCTCTATACCGCCGAGGCCGCCGAAGGGGGGCGTCTCATCAATGCGTTCACGGGCGGCCCGTCCGTGCCGGCCCCGCCCGAAGCCGCCGAAACCAAGCTCCTCATCAACTACGCTACGTCAGGGGCCGGGAGCATCTGGTGCGAAATCCAGGATGCCAGCGGCAATCCCATCCCCGGGTTCACCCTCCAGGAGTGCGACGAGATATACGGCGACCATATCGAGCGGGTCGTCACGTGGGGCGGCAAGTCCGAGTTGAAAGAACTCGTGGGCACGCCTGTCCGGCTGAAGTTCAGGATGAGCGACGCGGATATCTACGCCCTGCGATTTCGGTAGGATACGGCCAAAGGCGGGCCAGCGGTCGCGCGGTCTTCCGCTATATCTGCGAGCATTCCGCCGGGTTCAACACGATGTTCGTAATCCCGGAGACTATCTCCTTGTCCGCGTACTCAGGCCTGGCTCGCAGTTCCAGCCACTCCGGATCGGCCCGGAAAGTGTCCCATGCGGCCGTCTGCGCATCCGCGTTCTCGAATCCCACCATGTACGTCAGGTTGGGCATCTTCGTCCCGATGAGCGACTCGCCGAAGAACACTGGATTCAGGCCTGTCTTGCGGAAGATGGCAAGCTCCGCCGTGTTGAACATCTCGATCTTCTTCTGCCCCGCCTTCACGCCCGGGCTTTCGTAGATCCGCAACTGGAACACCCTCGTGGCGGATTCCGCCGGCCGCTCCAGCCGGGGCATCCCCGCGAACGCTTTCAACAAGCAGCTTTCGACGCGCTTATACGCCGGGCTCGCCGCGGGCGCGTCCAGAAACGCCGCACCCTTCGCCAGATACTCCTCGTCCGCCAGCAGTTTCTCCGTCGCGGCCGCAACCGACTCGATTGATGCGTGCGGCAACAGGACATACACAGGGCTCAACTGGTCCGCCGCCACGAAGACGCCCACCGGGCTCACGCCAAGCCGGTTGTAAGCCGGAATCGCCGCGCCGGCCCAGAATGCCAGCAGTGCCGCTTTCTGCGCCTCCGTCTCCACCTCGTACGCGCGCAATTCGTAAAACGTCCGGCCTGTCTCCCCCTCGGGTTTCCCCTCGGCTGCCCGCGCGGCCTCGACGTTACTCATCGATGCGGCTCCCGCCGCCGCGGTCATCGCCAGAAACGAACGCCGTCCAATCATCACCAGGCTCCTTTCAACGGTTAATCCGCTTTTGTGCCAATCGCCCGGAAAAACGTGTAGCAGAACGCGCCGTCAGGATGGGTCTTTATCGCCAGAATATCGTCAACCCCTTTGCGAAACATGTCCGAATCCATCATACCGCGCGCGGTTACTTCAGGCTCGATCCCGCGAAGCATTCCCACGATGGTGTCCTCGACAAACCCCTTCATCATGTGCGGCAGACTGGGGTCGCAGTAGATTCGAACCGGTTCGACCCGCACCTCCTCGAGGCCCGCCCGCGCAAGCACCGAATACATCCGCCGTCCGATCAGGCTGTCGCCTCCAAGGATCGCCTGCAGTTTCGGCAAACACGCCCATGCGGCAAGCGCCTCGGGCGTCTCCGGATGGAAAAAACACGACCCGTGATCGCCCTCGATCGACGTAAGTGTGCCCCCCGGCTTCAATACGCGCAACAGGTTCTCGAGAGCCCATACCGGCTTGCTCAGATGCTCGAGCACGAAGCATGCGAAGACGTGGTCAAACACCTCCCCCGAAAACGGCAGCGCATACAGGTCCCCCGCCACGAACCCCATCGCCTTAGACCGTTCCGCCGCTGCCCGCACGGAAACCGGCGAGATGTCCATGCACACAAAGCGCGCACCCGGGCTGTTCGCCATAAGGACGCCGGTCTGCGCCCCGACCCCGCACGGCGCCTCCAACACCAGCGCCCCCTCGGGGTATCGCACGTTTTCGTGGAGCAGGCCGCTCAGCGCCTGGGCGGAATTCCGCAGACGCCCTGTCTCGTACTCCGAATAGCCGTGCACGTATCCCATAGCCGCAGCTTCCCGAATTGCCCTCGAGATCGGTTGCGGGGTCCCGCCCGACGGGCAGGTCCCCCATAACACTCCCCCTGACCTTGCCTTTCGGCAAGCTACTTGATCACCTTCTCCACCTGCCCGGATTTCTTCGAGCGGGCCAGCGCATCCAAGACCTGAACCGGGCGCAACAGCAGCTCGTGCGGGATCGGCTCGACACGCGTCTTGAACATTCCGCAAAACGTCTGGACCCCGCTCAGGTAGGCGCTCTTGTCCATGGGCAGGTTTGAATGAATGGCCTTTTCGCTCCCGATGGCCGAGATGCCGAAGTGCGGGGCGCCCTCTTTCACAAGGTTCATCGTCACGATCTTCCCGTCCTTATACAGGAGCTGGCCTGTCGCGCCGTTGCCGTTTTTCGTGATCAAGACGGACTTCACGTCGTATCCGAACGCCATCAAAACCATTTCAACCTGGTGAATCCCGTAGAAAAACACGCCGCCCCATTTGCTCTCGAGATCGCAGGGACCGTACGTCGACCCGGCCACGATCTTCCCGCTCCCCTCCATGTCCTTCTTGAACTTCGCGAAACTCGCCTGCATGGGCACCACGCTGAACGACGTCACCGGCGCGCCCGTCTTCTTGGCAAGCTTCAGAAACGCCACACCCTCCTCAGGCTCGAAGCAGAACGGTTTGTCGACAAACGTGGGGATGCCCTTCTCGACAAACGGCCGCACCGCGTCAAGATGGTATTTCGGATGCCGGTGATCCACCAGGACCGCGTCTACCTTCCCAAGCATCTCTCTCGGATGCTTGACAATATTGGGGATCTTGCCCGCCTCGGCCGTGTCCTGCGCAAAAGCCGCCGTCTCTCCCCAGAGGTACTCCACCGAGAAGCCCTTGATCTTCTTCTCGATGTTGATGATCTTTGCAATAGCCTTCGAATGCGAATTCTCGGCTCCGATTATCCCCAGAATCATGGCCTTGCTCCCTCGCGTCCGCGCGCGCCACGGCGCACGTCGCACCGCCAACCCGGCTTCACTCCAACCCCAGATTCAACACCCGGTTGGCATTCTTCCACATGATCTTCTCGTACACGGTGTCGCTGATGTCGCCCTCGTCGCGGGCAGCCGTCAGCCACTCGACATGCTCCATCTTGTTCCTCGGCGAACAGTAGTCCAACCCCAGCAGCAAACGGTCCTGGAACTCTTCCATGAACCCATAGGCATGC
This genomic interval carries:
- the ccsA gene encoding cytochrome c biogenesis protein CcsA, which codes for MTIVTLVVLIAGALAYLSATVGAVLFLSREEAAFLNVARRLALMGMCLFLAVFVLRWAAWGNLPMTTVADALVVFVVLATVVMYVSARGETRALSSFYLPPILVLALLCVLAALRTFSEAPRALRGMFLAGHVSLAFLAYAFFLGASVTSVAYMFQARHLKNHHTRGLFHALPSLERLDKSLYLLIRHGYIVFSVTLIVGGIWARVDAGLLGPQWYLAPKILQAVAMVAFYAFVFHARQIGLLRGRKLAFAVLIGFSVMLGIYLVRALLGVSYYHFWGSASWAS
- the xerD gene encoding site-specific tyrosine recombinase XerD translates to MTASGQLRRLLDQFLEASVFESGLADKSLEAYASDLGSYTGQLEQCGVTDPDHVTRDHVLGHLIALRKAGLSTRSAARHLSAIRRFHRFLREEHLAERDPTEGMDSPRLIRALPHVLSALEVERLLTAPDLSRKHGVRDAAILELFYACGLRISELANLPLRDVSLEESMVRVRGKGSKVRIVPLGSRAIERIRAYLPVRSGDKVLDDTLFLGTRGRRMNRSRVWLVVKRAAQAANIRQNVTPHMLRHSFATHLLDHGADLRAVQEMLGHADVSTTQIYTHVSVDRLSRAHKDFHPRS
- a CDS encoding ATP-dependent Clp protease proteolytic subunit is translated as MTFNEVPEDEEVPKHPFEPLTAKLLKTRTILISGTVDEELAERVITELLILDGDSQEPIRMFITSPGGHVDAGLAIHDVMRFIKPEIVAIGAGWVASIAVPILFGAPKENRLALPHTRFLLHQPSGGAAGHLKDIRIEAQEIMKIRKRLNEMIARETGQPYEKVYEDSDRNFWMSAEEAIEYGVISRVVECVDDIGKK
- a CDS encoding NIPSNAP family protein → MIGRRSFLAMTAAAGAASMSNVEAARAAEGKPEGETGRTFYELRAYEVETEAQKAALLAFWAGAAIPAYNRLGVSPVGVFVAADQLSPVYVLLPHASIESVAAATEKLLADEEYLAKGAAFLDAPAASPAYKRVESCLLKAFAGMPRLERPAESATRVFQLRIYESPGVKAGQKKIEMFNTAELAIFRKTGLNPVFFGESLIGTKMPNLTYMVGFENADAQTAAWDTFRADPEWLELRARPEYADKEIVSGITNIVLNPAECSQI
- a CDS encoding methyltransferase domain-containing protein, whose amino-acid sequence is MGYVHGYSEYETGRLRNSAQALSGLLHENVRYPEGALVLEAPCGVGAQTGVLMANSPGARFVCMDISPVSVRAAAERSKAMGFVAGDLYALPFSGEVFDHVFACFVLEHLSKPVWALENLLRVLKPGGTLTSIEGDHGSCFFHPETPEALAAWACLPKLQAILGGDSLIGRRMYSVLARAGLEEVRVEPVRIYCDPSLPHMMKGFVEDTIVGMLRGIEPEVTARGMMDSDMFRKGVDDILAIKTHPDGAFCYTFFRAIGTKAD
- a CDS encoding Gfo/Idh/MocA family oxidoreductase; translation: MILGIIGAENSHSKAIAKIINIEKKIKGFSVEYLWGETAAFAQDTAEAGKIPNIVKHPREMLGKVDAVLVDHRHPKYHLDAVRPFVEKGIPTFVDKPFCFEPEEGVAFLKLAKKTGAPVTSFSVVPMQASFAKFKKDMEGSGKIVAGSTYGPCDLESKWGGVFFYGIHQVEMVLMAFGYDVKSVLITKNGNGATGQLLYKDGKIVTMNLVKEGAPHFGISAIGSEKAIHSNLPMDKSAYLSGVQTFCGMFKTRVEPIPHELLLRPVQVLDALARSKKSGQVEKVIK